From one Flavobacterium kingsejongi genomic stretch:
- a CDS encoding response regulator: MNNKENLKILLTDDDPDDRDLFKEAISELNLKHPVEYCVNGLELLERLKSGGENPDLIFLDLNMPMLSGVETLEEIRKDPRFKNIPIIAIYSTSSSEADHKKTFLSGANAYVTKPVCFKQLKLLLEKVIETDWSKQIADSNMETFVISISK, translated from the coding sequence ATGAACAATAAGGAAAATCTAAAAATTTTACTGACAGACGATGACCCTGATGACAGGGATTTGTTTAAAGAAGCCATTTCGGAACTCAATTTAAAACACCCTGTAGAATATTGTGTAAATGGATTGGAGCTTTTGGAGCGGTTGAAGAGCGGTGGTGAAAATCCCGACCTGATATTTTTAGATCTTAACATGCCAATGTTATCGGGTGTGGAGACACTGGAAGAGATTCGTAAGGATCCCCGGTTTAAAAACATTCCTATTATTGCCATCTATTCTACTTCGTCTTCGGAAGCAGATCATAAAAAAACGTTTCTGTCTGGAGCAAATGCCTATGTGACGAAGCCGGTTTGTTTTAAACAGTTGAAACTACTGTTGGAAAAAGTGATTGAAACCGATTGGAGCAAGCAAATTGCAGATTCCAATATGGAAACATTCGTGATTAGCATTTCAAAATAG
- a CDS encoding CheR family methyltransferase: MQPETTTKPQATLQDFPIVGVGASAGGLEAFKQFIAAIPADSGMAYVFVQHLDPSHESKLTEILSRVAKIAVNEITDEIHLAPDHIYVIPENKMLTSFDGVLKLSPREKQSKNSAIDIFFSSLAEAHLDLAYGILLSGNGSDGTIGLQTIKEWGGTTFAQDLEASNTAMPQNAINAGVVDYVLSPEKIVGKLLELVALKTKKKLENEQNEEGIFYEIIQLLKHHSGVDFTYYKQTTIRRRIARRMALGKIMTLRDYLKLLQGDTLAPQALFNDLLIPVTEFFRDPKIFQTMRETVFPLILKRVGESNCIRVWVAGCSTGEEAYTLAISLTEFLGKNLSGTQIQVFASDISELAISKARIGFYRKAQLRNVPEQLLKKYFTQNTSGYQINRQIRDTCVFAVHNFLKDPPFAKMDLISCRNVFIYMDAFLQKKSLTTFHYALKENGFLLLGKSETAVPAGELFQTFEKAGKIYTRKQVLGRFVHAAMGNKEKYIGFKRNPTLVEIQKEDFKKSAEALLLSRYTPASVVVNDQMDIVHINSSIAEFIELATGKPTFNLLKMAREGLAFELRNAWHKCRENMSHIIKEGIQVKNKGGIAEITIEIQPLSDAAEPFFLVVFYKSVVVPQAITAGATPEQIYHDINLKRISQLELELSKIHDDVNAISEEQESSNEELQSANEELLSGSEELQSLNEELETSKEELQSSNEELIQINQELLNKQQQINISRNYTEAIVATLREPIVVLDTNLRIKNINRAFSKKYNIAKQEAEGKLIYEIQNHLFDNIPMRAMLEKVLPEKMQLDDYQISVNLLPYGESIMLLNARQVTNETSKEQLILLAIEDITERRIIEKRLQVLSSGFENIVQERTAALLTSNTELESTIKELHGANIQLQEYAYVASHDLQEPLRKILMFISRLFTLKDRPSDEAMEILQKISKSSLRMTTLIKDLLAYSYLNNHEEQFVPTDLNVILENILTDFELLIEEQQFVIKIGAMPTVSAIPLQMNQLFYNLISNALKFHKNDGTTSKIEIKSRKLTPKQLLKYPDLDATKTYCEIMIRDNGIGFNKEYENKIFTIFQRLHNNDAYTGTGIGLAISKKIIDNHKGIIFSKAKENIGAAFYVLLPME, translated from the coding sequence ATGCAACCCGAAACTACTACTAAGCCACAGGCTACCCTTCAGGATTTCCCAATTGTGGGTGTCGGTGCTTCTGCCGGAGGTCTGGAAGCCTTCAAACAATTTATTGCGGCTATCCCGGCAGATTCCGGAATGGCGTATGTATTTGTACAACACCTGGATCCCAGCCATGAAAGTAAACTTACGGAAATTTTATCCAGGGTTGCAAAAATTGCAGTCAATGAAATTACGGATGAGATCCATCTCGCTCCCGATCATATTTATGTCATCCCCGAAAACAAAATGCTCACCTCCTTTGATGGAGTACTCAAACTGAGCCCCCGCGAAAAGCAATCGAAGAATTCAGCCATTGATATCTTTTTTAGCTCATTGGCGGAAGCCCATCTGGACCTGGCATACGGAATACTGCTTTCCGGTAACGGATCGGATGGTACGATTGGCCTGCAAACGATTAAGGAATGGGGCGGAACCACCTTTGCCCAGGATTTGGAAGCCTCTAATACTGCAATGCCACAGAATGCTATTAATGCCGGGGTTGTCGATTATGTATTGTCCCCGGAAAAAATCGTGGGAAAACTTCTCGAATTGGTGGCGTTGAAAACAAAAAAGAAGTTGGAAAATGAGCAAAATGAAGAAGGGATATTCTATGAAATCATACAACTTCTAAAACACCACAGCGGTGTTGATTTTACCTATTATAAACAAACAACCATACGGCGCCGTATTGCGAGACGGATGGCTCTGGGCAAAATCATGACGCTTAGGGATTACCTGAAGTTATTGCAAGGCGATACATTAGCACCACAAGCTTTATTTAATGACCTGCTGATCCCGGTTACCGAATTTTTCAGGGATCCGAAAATATTCCAGACGATGCGGGAGACGGTTTTTCCGCTAATCCTGAAGAGGGTAGGGGAAAGCAATTGCATACGTGTGTGGGTAGCAGGTTGTTCTACCGGTGAAGAAGCCTATACACTCGCCATATCACTTACGGAATTCTTAGGTAAAAATTTGTCGGGAACCCAAATTCAGGTTTTTGCGTCTGATATTTCAGAACTCGCGATTTCCAAAGCCCGGATCGGATTCTACCGAAAAGCACAACTCCGGAATGTACCGGAGCAGTTGCTAAAAAAATACTTTACCCAAAATACCAGTGGATACCAAATCAACAGGCAAATCAGGGATACCTGTGTTTTTGCCGTGCATAACTTTTTAAAAGATCCTCCATTTGCAAAAATGGACCTGATCTCGTGCAGAAATGTATTCATTTATATGGATGCTTTCCTGCAAAAAAAATCACTAACTACGTTTCATTATGCACTAAAAGAAAATGGGTTCTTACTTTTAGGGAAATCAGAAACTGCTGTTCCGGCAGGAGAGCTCTTCCAGACATTTGAAAAAGCAGGAAAAATTTATACACGCAAACAAGTATTGGGACGTTTTGTACATGCAGCCATGGGAAATAAAGAAAAATATATCGGATTCAAGCGGAATCCAACTCTTGTAGAGATACAGAAAGAGGATTTCAAAAAAAGTGCAGAGGCCTTATTGCTTTCGCGCTATACGCCTGCCAGTGTAGTGGTTAATGATCAGATGGATATTGTACACATCAACAGTTCCATTGCAGAATTCATTGAGCTCGCCACGGGAAAACCTACTTTTAACCTGTTAAAAATGGCACGTGAAGGTTTGGCCTTTGAGCTGCGGAACGCCTGGCACAAATGCAGGGAAAATATGTCCCATATCATAAAAGAAGGCATTCAGGTAAAGAATAAAGGGGGAATTGCCGAAATTACCATCGAGATACAACCGCTTAGTGATGCCGCAGAACCTTTTTTTCTGGTGGTTTTTTACAAGTCGGTCGTAGTTCCGCAGGCCATAACTGCAGGGGCTACACCGGAACAAATTTATCATGATATCAATTTAAAACGCATCAGTCAGCTGGAACTTGAATTGTCAAAAATCCATGATGATGTTAATGCGATCAGTGAAGAGCAGGAATCCTCTAATGAGGAACTGCAGAGTGCCAATGAAGAATTATTGAGCGGCAGCGAAGAATTGCAGAGCCTGAACGAAGAATTGGAGACTTCTAAGGAAGAATTGCAATCGAGTAACGAAGAACTGATCCAGATCAACCAGGAGTTGCTGAATAAGCAACAGCAGATCAATATCTCAAGAAATTATACCGAAGCGATTGTCGCTACACTCCGCGAACCTATAGTCGTACTGGATACCAACCTTCGGATCAAGAATATCAACCGGGCCTTTTCTAAAAAATACAATATTGCCAAACAGGAAGCGGAAGGGAAACTGATTTATGAAATCCAAAACCACCTTTTTGACAATATCCCAATGCGCGCCATGCTGGAGAAGGTATTGCCTGAAAAAATGCAACTCGATGATTACCAGATTTCGGTTAACCTATTGCCTTACGGCGAAAGTATCATGCTGCTAAATGCCCGGCAGGTGACCAATGAAACCAGTAAAGAACAGTTGATCCTGCTTGCGATTGAAGATATTACGGAGCGGAGGATTATTGAAAAAAGACTGCAGGTACTTTCCAGCGGTTTTGAGAATATCGTGCAGGAACGTACTGCAGCATTACTGACTTCCAATACGGAACTCGAAAGCACTATAAAAGAATTACACGGTGCTAATATACAGCTACAGGAGTATGCTTATGTGGCCAGCCATGATTTACAAGAGCCACTCCGTAAGATACTAATGTTTATCAGCAGGTTATTTACGCTAAAAGACAGGCCTTCTGATGAAGCTATGGAGATCCTGCAAAAGATCAGCAAATCGTCGCTGCGGATGACTACACTGATCAAAGACCTCTTAGCATATTCGTACCTCAACAACCATGAAGAGCAATTTGTCCCGACAGATCTCAATGTGATCCTCGAAAATATACTAACCGATTTTGAACTTCTGATAGAAGAGCAGCAATTTGTCATAAAAATAGGAGCCATGCCAACGGTTAGTGCGATTCCGCTGCAAATGAACCAGCTATTTTATAATCTGATCAGCAACGCGCTTAAATTCCATAAGAATGATGGTACTACTTCTAAAATTGAGATTAAATCCCGTAAGCTTACCCCCAAACAGCTTTTGAAATATCCGGATTTAGATGCCACAAAAACCTATTGTGAAATTATGATCCGGGATAATGGAATAGGCTTTAATAAGGAATATGAAAACAAAATTTTCACGATCTTCCAAAGGCTTCATAATAACGATGCCTATACTGGTACCGGTATTGGCCTGGCGATCAGTAAGAAAATTATTGATAACCACAAAGGCATTATTTTTTCTAAAGCCAAAGAAAATATAGGTGCAGCCTTTTACGTCCTATTGCCAATGGAATAG
- a CDS encoding tyrosine-type recombinase/integrase, whose product MNSIFTVPKLVSYREPDKQWFIFFRYQGKLIKYKKGINYIKNFKERSLAANALKSALYQKLKQGWNPLVPEIEALDQSMTLIQAIHFALEKKKPFLAPKSYSGYKCTVNFIEAAIISLKQHNLLINDVKRVHIKTIIEQARKQRSWSNNAYNKHLNQLKAILSELIQWDIIENNPAFKINNLPVAETRSNIPASSAQQSIIRDSLQKNHPDFYLFIITIFHTGIRPHEILLITLEMVDLKNNQIILPHEITKTQKERIVPINQHLKLYFELLNLHQYPKDYYLFGSYREATKGNLGKHDDFIPGPTKIKRDTATRRWEKLVKKGLGIDANMYSNKHAGANAKILAGIDLDALRELYGHTSKLMTTKYATVIKQVNRQQIMEKSPEF is encoded by the coding sequence ATGAATTCAATCTTCACAGTTCCAAAATTAGTTTCTTATCGAGAACCTGATAAGCAGTGGTTTATTTTTTTTAGATATCAAGGTAAATTGATCAAATACAAAAAAGGAATCAATTATATCAAAAATTTTAAAGAGAGATCTCTTGCTGCTAATGCGTTGAAATCTGCATTATATCAAAAGTTAAAGCAAGGATGGAATCCTCTTGTTCCCGAAATAGAAGCATTAGATCAGTCAATGACTTTGATTCAAGCAATTCATTTCGCATTGGAAAAGAAAAAACCTTTTTTGGCCCCTAAAAGCTATTCCGGGTATAAATGCACTGTGAACTTTATAGAGGCTGCTATAATTTCATTGAAACAACATAATCTCTTAATAAATGATGTAAAGCGTGTTCATATAAAAACTATTATTGAACAGGCGAGGAAGCAACGTAGCTGGTCGAACAACGCATACAATAAGCATCTTAATCAATTAAAAGCTATTTTGAGTGAATTGATCCAGTGGGATATAATAGAGAACAATCCAGCATTTAAAATTAACAATTTACCTGTTGCAGAAACAAGATCTAATATCCCAGCAAGCTCTGCACAACAAAGCATAATACGGGATTCATTACAGAAAAACCATCCTGATTTTTATTTATTCATAATTACTATTTTTCATACCGGAATTAGACCACATGAAATTTTATTAATAACCCTTGAAATGGTTGACTTGAAAAATAATCAGATTATACTTCCGCATGAAATAACTAAAACCCAAAAAGAAAGAATAGTACCAATTAATCAACATTTAAAATTATATTTTGAGTTACTAAATTTACACCAATACCCGAAAGATTATTACCTATTCGGTAGCTACAGAGAAGCTACCAAAGGTAATCTTGGAAAACATGATGATTTTATACCAGGTCCTACAAAGATAAAAAGGGATACTGCCACTCGCAGGTGGGAGAAGTTGGTAAAAAAAGGATTAGGAATTGACGCAAACATGTATTCAAACAAACATGCAGGAGCTAATGCAAAGATTTTAGCAGGTATTGATCTGGATGCATTAAGGGAATTGTATGGTCATACATCAAAGTTGATGACAACTAAATATGCCACTGTAATCAAGCAAGTAAACAGGCAGCAAATAATGGAAAAATCACCTGAATTTTAA
- a CDS encoding YcbK family protein — protein MNLSEHFTLKEFECHDGSVTPKEILPHLIELVANLEVLREDIGVAITINSGYRSPSYNKKIGGALNSQHPKGNAGDIRAKGFTPKQLADRIEKLIASGKMKQGGIGIYKTFTHYDIRGTKARWNG, from the coding sequence ATGAATTTATCAGAACATTTTACACTAAAAGAATTTGAATGCCACGATGGCAGCGTAACACCTAAGGAAATATTACCTCATCTCATTGAGTTAGTAGCCAACTTGGAAGTACTTCGGGAGGATATCGGTGTGGCAATAACCATCAATAGCGGGTACCGTTCCCCTTCTTACAATAAAAAGATAGGTGGCGCTCTAAATAGTCAACATCCGAAAGGGAATGCCGGTGATATTCGCGCCAAAGGTTTTACACCAAAGCAACTTGCGGATAGAATTGAAAAATTAATTGCTTCCGGAAAAATGAAACAGGGCGGTATCGGAATTTACAAGACATTTACTCACTATGATATACGTGGGACTAAAGCCCGTTGGAATGGATGA
- a CDS encoding IS256 family transposase yields the protein MIEDGKLPKDFAKQFKNKEDFHTFFQDLYKQGIEQLLQGELDAHLGYEKHNIDGYNTGNSRNGSFSKNIKSETLGNMVLAIPRDRNGEFEPQVIGKGQSMSEKIEDAILGMYSRGMTRSDIVEQVKEVYGISVSESTISTISDRILADVDLWTKRALEPQYLIVWMDAVHMKVRTDGKYENHAIYIVIGLKTDGKKEVLGMWLNKEESASFWMTVLSDIKSRGVKDILIACTDNLTGFTKAIRGVFPNTESQLCIVHQIRNSLKFVVVKDRKAFCSAMKEVYTAINQEEAVLALAEFKKNWEAKYKYAVCSWEKNWENLMPFLAYPAEIRKIMYTTNTIENLNRGIRKYTKTKVQFPDEKSVKKSVYLAIQNCEKSWINAIPSWGLIMNQFLVIFGERCNIKH from the coding sequence ATGATCGAAGATGGTAAATTACCCAAAGATTTTGCAAAGCAATTTAAAAACAAAGAAGACTTCCATACTTTTTTTCAAGACCTGTATAAACAAGGCATTGAACAGCTACTCCAGGGAGAATTGGATGCTCATCTGGGATATGAGAAGCATAATATTGACGGATACAATACAGGCAATAGCCGTAATGGTTCTTTCTCAAAGAATATAAAATCAGAGACTTTGGGCAATATGGTCCTGGCTATTCCCCGGGATAGAAATGGTGAATTCGAGCCTCAGGTCATCGGAAAAGGCCAATCGATGAGTGAAAAGATTGAAGATGCTATTTTAGGAATGTACAGTCGTGGAATGACCCGTAGTGATATTGTAGAACAAGTTAAAGAAGTTTATGGGATATCAGTAAGTGAGTCCACGATTTCGACCATCTCTGATAGAATACTGGCTGATGTTGATTTATGGACTAAAAGGGCTTTAGAACCACAGTATCTGATTGTTTGGATGGATGCTGTGCATATGAAAGTAAGAACAGATGGGAAATATGAAAACCATGCAATTTACATTGTAATCGGACTAAAAACAGATGGTAAGAAAGAAGTATTAGGAATGTGGCTAAATAAAGAAGAGTCGGCTTCATTTTGGATGACTGTACTCTCTGACATAAAATCTCGTGGAGTAAAGGATATTCTCATTGCCTGTACAGATAACCTTACCGGATTTACAAAAGCTATCAGAGGTGTTTTTCCAAATACAGAATCCCAGCTTTGCATTGTTCATCAAATAAGGAATAGCCTTAAGTTTGTAGTAGTTAAGGATAGAAAAGCATTTTGCAGTGCAATGAAAGAAGTATATACTGCAATAAATCAGGAAGAAGCCGTTTTAGCTCTGGCTGAATTTAAAAAAAACTGGGAAGCAAAATATAAATATGCCGTTTGCTCCTGGGAAAAGAATTGGGAAAATCTCATGCCTTTTTTGGCCTATCCTGCTGAAATCAGGAAAATAATGTACACCACAAATACAATAGAAAACTTAAACAGGGGAATTAGAAAATATACCAAAACAAAAGTGCAGTTCCCAGATGAAAAAAGCGTCAAGAAATCAGTCTATTTAGCAATACAAAATTGTGAAAAAAGCTGGATAAATGCAATACCAAGCTGGGGATTAATCATGAATCAGTTCTTGGTCATATTTGGAGAAAGGTGTAATATTAAACACTAA
- a CDS encoding TonB-dependent receptor domain-containing protein encodes MRNKLLFCLSLFFTTSILSAQQYTVSGTITNQNNRPLEFVNAILLKNDTIAIQKTTADSLGVFSMIAEQGDYTLRLEQFGTLVLKREISLFQTTNLGNITVEESILLEGVTINAQKKLVEQKMDRLVYNVENSIASQAMNGLDAIRNTPLVRVQDDNISIVGKGGVSVMINDRIVNLSGNELTNYLQSLRSDDIARIEVITTPPSKYDAQGNSGIINIILKRNPNMGWSGNVSGTYQRNSYNGYRTGATLNYQSEKWSSSLKIRKYDLAYQLDGTRNLIGGQNSIYTTETRKDQASAFGLNYSLDYKINDHSNAGFIYDFSQGNYDINAEGSSRYEQQTQVDSTLNTRAVQHWKTPTHTFNAYYDVKLDTLGKKINFTGNYLSNAPDKNNDFNTDNTTTNNQAIVRNNSNMQYSIYSGQADLTIPYKFLTLETGAKYTFLDNTSNVGYYNYTGSNYILDPQNSNMFEYKEHNYAGYISLQKEFNEEWSAKAGLRYEYTALQGQAPGDENSNLKKEYGKLFPTAYVSYKPDEDHVFSLNYSRRINRPDFQSLNPFRWYTNPYMYYSGTPTLQPSYNNNVELSYSYKGKLTFGLYNQNSRNTTSSIARLEDGIYSNVIENAYNQNRTGE; translated from the coding sequence ATGCGAAACAAACTTCTTTTCTGCCTATCCTTATTCTTTACAACGAGCATTCTTTCGGCACAGCAGTATACCGTAAGTGGTACAATAACGAATCAAAATAACCGTCCTCTGGAATTTGTCAATGCTATCCTTCTGAAAAATGACACTATTGCAATACAAAAAACCACAGCCGATAGCTTGGGTGTATTTTCCATGATAGCCGAACAGGGCGATTATACACTTCGTTTAGAACAGTTTGGTACACTAGTCCTGAAAAGAGAAATTTCACTCTTTCAAACGACAAACCTGGGCAATATTACGGTGGAAGAATCCATACTATTAGAAGGTGTTACCATCAACGCACAAAAAAAGTTAGTGGAACAAAAAATGGACCGCCTTGTGTATAATGTGGAAAACTCCATTGCTTCACAAGCGATGAACGGATTGGATGCTATTCGTAATACGCCTTTGGTCCGGGTACAGGATGACAATATTTCCATTGTTGGGAAAGGCGGGGTTTCCGTAATGATCAATGACCGTATCGTGAACCTTTCCGGTAATGAATTGACCAATTATTTGCAATCATTGCGTTCCGATGATATTGCCCGGATAGAAGTCATCACCACGCCTCCATCAAAATATGATGCACAGGGCAATAGCGGCATCATCAATATCATATTGAAACGCAATCCAAATATGGGCTGGAGTGGAAATGTGAGCGGTACCTATCAGCGAAATTCCTATAATGGATACCGAACGGGGGCAACACTAAATTATCAATCGGAAAAATGGAGTTCCTCACTCAAAATCCGAAAGTATGACTTAGCCTATCAGCTTGATGGAACCCGTAATTTAATAGGCGGACAAAATAGCATTTATACCACTGAGACCCGGAAAGACCAGGCCTCGGCATTTGGGCTGAATTACAGTTTGGATTATAAAATTAACGATCACTCTAATGCCGGCTTTATCTACGATTTCAGTCAGGGTAACTATGACATCAATGCCGAAGGCAGTAGCCGGTATGAACAGCAGACCCAAGTCGATTCGACACTCAATACGCGGGCTGTACAACATTGGAAAACACCCACGCACACATTTAATGCTTATTATGATGTGAAATTGGACACCTTAGGCAAAAAAATAAACTTTACCGGCAATTACCTCAGTAATGCTCCCGATAAAAATAATGATTTCAATACTGATAATACCACGACCAATAATCAGGCTATAGTACGCAACAACAGTAACATGCAGTACAGCATCTATTCAGGACAGGCCGACCTTACTATACCCTATAAGTTCTTGACCCTTGAAACAGGTGCTAAATATACTTTTTTGGATAATACCTCCAACGTAGGTTATTACAACTACACTGGTTCCAATTATATTTTAGATCCTCAAAACAGTAATATGTTTGAATATAAGGAACACAACTATGCCGGTTACATCAGCCTGCAAAAGGAGTTCAATGAAGAATGGTCTGCCAAAGCCGGGCTGCGGTATGAATATACAGCGCTACAGGGACAAGCTCCTGGCGATGAAAACAGCAATCTAAAAAAAGAGTATGGAAAACTGTTTCCTACAGCCTACGTAAGTTACAAACCCGATGAGGATCACGTTTTTTCCCTTAATTATTCCAGGAGGATCAACCGTCCGGATTTCCAATCCCTCAATCCTTTCCGCTGGTATACCAATCCGTACATGTATTATAGCGGAACGCCTACATTACAGCCTTCTTACAATAACAATGTCGAACTATCCTACTCCTATAAAGGCAAGCTCACCTTTGGACTTTATAATCAGAACAGCCGCAATACTACCTCAAGTATTGCACGGTTAGAAGATGGCATATACAGTAATGTGATTGAAAATGCTTATAATCAAAACCGTACCGGGGAGTAG
- a CDS encoding helix-turn-helix domain-containing protein → MTTKIVKINHPELKDFIQYFIFFKSEKDEVINYTTFPNTNLCLAIYKKNNVVLHRKGSINQCTTLQGTQTYLSYLVGFHKTAFQMSVQAPIDEICVLFHPSALRLFTNVPYAEMQDSNEVFQMIFPNSDRCFLEALFEEQDDQKRASNLEFLFLKSLKKDLHSDKIKEALDVINSKKDNKLDVATIAKALAVNESTLYRLFTSQLGQNPKSFLKTIRFRNVLEELLTYQKVKLTGIAHQSNYADQSHFIKDFKDSTGQTPTQVKNKTKIQQEELAWIYTEK, encoded by the coding sequence ATGACTACCAAAATCGTTAAGATAAACCATCCGGAACTGAAGGATTTTATTCAGTATTTCATTTTTTTCAAATCGGAAAAAGATGAAGTAATTAATTATACTACATTTCCAAATACCAACCTCTGTCTGGCTATCTATAAAAAAAACAATGTAGTATTGCATCGTAAAGGCAGTATCAACCAATGCACGACGCTACAGGGAACACAAACCTACCTGAGTTATCTTGTGGGATTTCATAAAACTGCTTTTCAGATGAGCGTACAGGCTCCAATAGACGAAATTTGCGTGCTCTTCCATCCTTCCGCACTACGACTATTTACCAATGTACCGTATGCAGAAATGCAGGATAGCAATGAAGTTTTCCAAATGATTTTCCCCAATAGTGACCGTTGCTTTCTGGAAGCACTTTTTGAAGAGCAAGACGATCAAAAAAGAGCCTCGAACCTGGAATTCCTCTTCCTTAAAAGCCTCAAAAAAGACTTGCATTCCGATAAGATAAAAGAAGCATTAGATGTAATCAATTCCAAAAAAGACAATAAACTGGATGTCGCAACTATAGCTAAAGCACTTGCTGTAAACGAGTCCACACTTTATCGCTTATTTACCAGCCAGCTCGGGCAGAATCCCAAAAGTTTTTTGAAAACAATCCGGTTTCGAAATGTCTTGGAAGAATTACTCACCTACCAAAAGGTAAAGCTTACTGGTATTGCCCATCAAAGCAACTATGCGGATCAGTCCCATTTTATTAAGGACTTTAAAGACAGTACGGGCCAGACACCTACCCAGGTAAAAAATAAAACGAAAATCCAACAGGAGGAATTGGCCTGGATTTATACTGAAAAGTAA
- a CDS encoding HdeD family acid-resistance protein: MENVNFQSLRAAGKHWYLPLISGIVFIGIGILVFNTPLTSYLTLAAIFAITFLFTGILEILYAIGNRKGSDHWGWSLAGGIVDFLLGILLVSRPDITIIVLPFYIGFGILFRSIMAIGWSLELRRQQISDWGNLLGVGIIGAIAAFILLWNPLLAGMTIVFYTALAFVVIGIFQVYLSFKLKKINNRALA, translated from the coding sequence ATGGAAAATGTAAACTTTCAATCATTAAGAGCTGCTGGAAAACACTGGTATTTACCTCTTATATCGGGTATTGTATTTATAGGGATCGGAATATTGGTATTCAATACACCATTAACCTCCTATCTCACTTTAGCTGCTATTTTTGCCATAACGTTTCTTTTTACCGGAATACTCGAGATACTCTATGCTATAGGAAACCGTAAGGGATCTGATCATTGGGGCTGGTCACTGGCAGGCGGAATTGTCGATTTTTTACTGGGAATTTTATTGGTCTCCCGTCCGGATATCACAATTATTGTGTTGCCGTTTTATATCGGTTTTGGTATTTTATTCCGGTCTATTATGGCGATTGGATGGTCGCTTGAACTACGAAGACAGCAAATAAGTGATTGGGGGAATTTGCTTGGCGTTGGGATCATAGGAGCTATTGCGGCATTTATATTACTGTGGAATCCACTACTCGCAGGAATGACTATCGTTTTTTATACTGCATTGGCTTTTGTTGTTATTGGAATTTTTCAGGTGTACCTGTCTTTTAAACTTAAAAAAATCAACAACCGTGCTTTGGCCTAA